In a genomic window of Numenius arquata chromosome 5, bNumArq3.hap1.1, whole genome shotgun sequence:
- the LZTS3 gene encoding leucine zipper putative tumor suppressor 3, which produces MATLETLPVLSDSTYPSPENFRTFARRPSQPISQSTMGSVGSGVANDQEFAMKSVGTRTQSSGRQTEGSRNGYSTREISNRYSGEEKTYKTEKVSNSLYINGDLRKNEKVKMDICGNVTTNNEKNMPPPPQYREPSNPPKILPISGKLDQSNEPLVRPSAFKPVVPKNFHSMQNLCPPQSNGVTENRKSLNHANSNSPSAPKSGLDKSSLNRTTNQVGGLSDSGRNSLTSLPTYGTGYSQHVGPMSASTSHINRIGTTYVDKNIVGYNGISTSDSGRSSSKSTSSFNRLNHLNETMPFHSPSTDDIIQDLEDRLWEKEQEVLQMRRNLDKSEAAIFQVFEEKQKIWEREMEDLRQNYANKLQQVSKKAQRAQQALQLQIFKLQQEKKKLQDDMGQLLQQREELEKKFVAFKKEQAEFLPKIEETKWEVCQKAGEISLLKQQLKDSQADVSQKLNEIVGLRTQLKEGKNFLREKEEQILTLKDSYSSKSVNLEICESELQRKMSEVQVLREKLNHCELEVSGLKRTLASMGPPGPFGGDLSEKLRDPLACESDEAKMQRQSEDSVNTLRKEVERLQTELKLERQQREQQVMDFEEERRTWQEEKEKVIKYQKQLQLNYVEMYQKNQLLEHKVNEMNTKTTSPPHTEEKKQWTPSRLERIESTEI; this is translated from the exons ATGGCCACGCTAGAGACACTGCCTGTTCTTAGTGACTCAACCTACCCCAGCCCGGAGAACTTCCGCACTTTTGCTCGCCGGCCATCCCAACCCATCTCCCAGAGCACCATGGGGAGCGTGGGCAGTGGAGTCGCCAATGACCAAGAGTTTGCCATGAAGAGCGTGGGGACCCGGACGCAGAGCAGTGGACGGCAGACAGAGGGGTCTCGCAACGGGTACTCCACGCGTGAGATCTCCAACCGCTACTCTGGCGAGGAGAAGACATATAAGACAGAGAAGGTCTCCAATTCTCTCTACATCAACGGTGACCTGCGCAAGAATGAGAAGGTGAAGATGGACATCTGTGGGAATGTGACCACCAACAACGAGAAGAAcatgccccctcctccccagtaCCGAGAGCCCAGTAACCCACCAAAGATATTGCCAATTTCTGGCAAACTAGACCAG agcaATGAGCCCTTAGTTAGACCCTCAGCCTTTAAACCAGTAGTTCCTAAAAACTTCCATTCCATGCAGAACCTCTGCCCACCACAGAGCAACGGGGTGACAGAGAACAGAAAGAGCTTGAACCATGCCAACAGCAATAGCCCATCCGCACCCAAAAGTGGACTCGACAAGAGCAGCCTTAACAGGACTACAAACCAAGTGGGGGGTCTTTCGGATTCAGGCCGTAACTCGTTAACGAGCCTGCCCACATATGGGACAGGCTACAGCCAGCACGTGGGTCCAATGAGTGCCTCCACGAGCCACATCAACCGCATCGGTACAACCTACGTGGACAAGAACATTGTGGGATACAACGGGATATCTACCTCAGACAGTGGGCGGTCTTCAAGCAAGAGCACCTCTTCGTTCAACAGACTGAACCATCTCAATGAAACAATGCCTTTCCACTCGCCTTCAACAGACGACATCATTCAAGACCTGGAAGACCGGCtgtgggagaaggagcaggaggtcCTCCAGATGCGAAGGAACTTGGACAAAAGTGAGGCAGCCATCTTCCAAGTGTTCGAGGAGAAGCAGAAGATCTGGGAGAGGGAAATGGAGGACCTGAGGCAAAACTATGCCAACAAATTGCAACAGGTGTCCAAAAAGGCGCAGCGGGCTCAGCAAGCCTTGCAACTCCAAATCTTCAAGctccagcaagagaaaaaaaaactccaaGATGATATGGGACAACTCCTCCAGCAACGAGAGGAGCTGGAGAAGAAATTTGTGGCTTTCAAGAAGGAACAGGCTGAGTTTCTCCCAAAGATTGAAGAGACCAAGTGGGAG GTGTGCCAGAAGGCAGGTGAGATCTCCCTGCTCAAGCAGCAACTGAAGGACTCCCAAGCAGATGTCTCCCAGAAGTTGAACGAGATCGTGGGACTGCGGACACAGCTCAAGGAAGGTAAGAACTTCCTACGGGAGAAGGAGGAGCAGATCCTCACCCTGAAGGACTCCTACAGCTCCAAGAGTGTCAACCTGGAGATCTGTGAGAGTGAGCTGCAGCGGAAGATGAGCGAGGTCCAGGTGCTGAGGGAAAAACTTAACCACTGTGAGCTAGAGGTCTCTGGCCTGAAGCGGACACTTGCCAGCATGGGACCTCCAGGGCCTTTTGGTGGGGACCTTAGTGAGAAGCTGCGGGACCCGCTGGCCTGTGAGAGTGACGAAGCCAAGATGCAGCGGCAGAGCGAGGACAGCGTCAACACACTGCGGAAGGAGGTGGAGCGGCTCCAGACGGAGCTGAAGCTGGAACGGCAGCAGCGGGAGCAGCAGGTGATGGACTTTGAGGAAGAGCGGCGCACGTGgcaagaagagaaggagaaagtcaTCAAGTACCAGAAGCAGCTGCAACTGAACTACGTGGAGATGTACCAGAAGAATCAGCTCCTGGAGCACAAGGTGAACGAGATGAACACGAAGACCACCAGCCCCCCACAcactgaggagaaaaaacagtGGACTCCCTCCAGACTCGAGCGAATAGAGTCCACCGAGATCTGA